In Phaseolus vulgaris cultivar G19833 chromosome 7, P. vulgaris v2.0, whole genome shotgun sequence, the genomic stretch TGTAAGTCCTCACAGAAAACGGCACCCCCAAATCCCTCATCCTCCGGAGCCACCGCACCATCTCCGCATGCTCCCCGTGAACGCCGTAAGCCGAAACAACCATGTTGCAGCAAACCGTGTCAAGCACAAACCCTCTCTTCTCCATCTCTTCCACCACTCTCCGCATATCCCCAAACAACCCCAACCTTCCGTACCCGTGCACAATCGACTTCAATTCAAAGCCCGAGGGTTTAAGCCCAAGCCCGTCCTCAGCCCCAATAACCAATTCCTCCGCCTCGCCGGGCCTGTCCATGCAACACAGCCCGCTCACCATGAACTCGTACGCCCTGCGTTTCACGTGCGCCGATTCCGACGTGCGGAGGACGTCGTCGAGGTAACCGTGGGCCGCGTCGAAGCCGGTTTCGGATTTTCGTTTGGAGTGTGCCTGCGCGAGTCTCCCGTAGAAAACGACGAGGTCTCGGTGGCGAGACTGTAGCTTGGAAATGGCCTCGGAAATTAGGGCTTCGGACTGGGCCCGGTGGCCCAGTTCGTGGAGGAGCGCGGCGAGCTCGGCCACGGTGGTGGAGTTCCAGGTGAACCACGGCGCTTGGGTGGCTCTTCCGTAAAGCTGccatgtttttagcaatgccgaaagagaaagaaagaggaaaagGATTGGGAGAGAGAATTGTACTTACAGGGAGAGCGATGGAAGAGAGATGTGGATGGGAGGTGGAGGGTGAGAGGAGGTGTGAGAGAGTGGTGAGAACCACGGATTTGGGAGAACCTTGGACGAATCTTCGGATAAGGTTGTCGGCGGCGGCGGCGGAGGTTGTTAGCTTTGTCAGAAAGCGTTGGCCTTGTTTGGTTAGCGTGGAAGTTTCCATTGTAATCCTTGTAACTGGGGTAACTGCGGCACCGTGTTGTTTCCATCTCCATAGCAGCCCTTGCTGAGGACACTGTAAGCCATTCATCGTCTTCCCCGGTACCAACTTCACTTCAGTCTCTTGGATTCaaacaatacaaaaaaaattattagtttatttACAATTCACTCCATAACCATTTCTAagtaatattaaaaaagtaatttaattattttttaaccgGTGGGTCCGTACGGAGGTCTGATACCCGACCGTTCAAAACTATTACACACAAATAAAGGATTAATGATATTAATCAATGATAAAATGTCatgtaatacatttttaatgaAGATCCAAATTCTTAATTCGACCAAATAATAAATGGTCTACGataaataatcatataaataggcacaaattttaaaaatcaggTACATTATTAACTGTTGAGTGTTGAATACCAAAGTCTTACTTGAGTATCGGAATGCATTTTGTAAATAACACCGAAATTCACGGAGATGAGAAATAAAGAAACGAGAGGAGTTCAAGTAGAAGGGAGGGAAGGTAGATCGACCGagaagaaatataattaatcgTTTTCTTGATTTCAATCCCATttgaaaataatcttaaaataaaaaagttattcaattattttttctttaataaataaataaactattttttatttattaaaaaaataccatataatttacttatttttatataataatatagattaaaaaatatttataataataaaataaaaaaatagtaaaagtttttttttatcttatcaCTAGGATCTCATAATAAGTAATATTTAAGTATAAAAGACCTAACTAATACGTTTTTTATACtgttaactatttaaaaatgattaaaaatctATATATCTTTAGCATGAGGAGATGACAATTGTTTTTATGATGACCT encodes the following:
- the LOC137829890 gene encoding pentatricopeptide repeat-containing protein At2g17033, which translates into the protein MNGLQCPQQGLLWRWKQHGAAVTPVTRITMETSTLTKQGQRFLTKLTTSAAAADNLIRRFVQGSPKSVVLTTLSHLLSPSTSHPHLSSIALPLYGRATQAPWFTWNSTTVAELAALLHELGHRAQSEALISEAISKLQSRHRDLVVFYGRLAQAHSKRKSETGFDAAHGYLDDVLRTSESAHVKRRAYEFMVSGLCCMDRPGEAEELVIGAEDGLGLKPSGFELKSIVHGYGRLGLFGDMRRVVEEMEKRGFVLDTVCCNMVVSAYGVHGEHAEMVRWLRRMRDLGVPFSVRTYNSVSNCCPRVLRMVGGMSELALSIEELEEGLEGGEGMVVRELLGCGGILEEVMVWETAEVKVDLHGFHLGGAYLVVLVWLEEMWRRLNGLSCGVPAEVTVVCGLGNHSRVFGESKVRVLVQKMMVKMGSPLKVDRKNNGCFVAKGKAVQNWLCQMKKAQSASM